In Phenylobacterium zucineum HLK1, one DNA window encodes the following:
- a CDS encoding zinc-dependent alcohol dehydrogenase family protein has product MMPPQVEEVVMRALNVTAPWGPDAIQVVEVPEPTPGPGQVLVRMKACSLNYRDFLMIHGMYGRAAASATDIITPFSDGCGYVEAVGPGVTRFKAGDRVSTLFFQNWVSGPPTLEKLSSALGFPIPGAGAELQVFSQEGLSKVPDFLTDHEVATLPCAALTAWRGLFHDARLEPGDTVVLQGTGGVSIFGLQFAKAAGYRTLITSSSDAKLERAKALGADHLVNYKTTPAWSKPVREATGGRGADFIMEVGGGGTIQESMKAIKIGGHIAVIGIVAGAGEPFNPAALIGNSAKLQGLSVGSRDMFESMCRAIELHGVRPVVDKVYPWTEAKAAIAAMGGGEHFGKIVLEF; this is encoded by the coding sequence ATGATGCCTCCCCAAGTGGAGGAAGTCGTCATGCGTGCGCTGAACGTCACCGCCCCCTGGGGGCCGGACGCCATCCAGGTGGTGGAGGTCCCAGAGCCGACTCCGGGGCCGGGCCAGGTCCTGGTGCGGATGAAGGCCTGCTCGCTGAACTATCGCGACTTCCTGATGATCCACGGGATGTACGGGCGGGCGGCGGCCAGCGCGACCGACATCATCACGCCCTTCTCGGACGGCTGCGGCTACGTCGAGGCCGTGGGGCCCGGCGTCACCCGCTTCAAGGCCGGCGACCGGGTCTCCACTCTGTTCTTCCAGAACTGGGTGTCGGGACCGCCGACGCTGGAGAAGCTGTCGAGCGCCCTGGGCTTCCCGATCCCGGGGGCGGGCGCCGAGCTGCAGGTGTTCAGCCAGGAAGGGCTCTCGAAGGTTCCGGACTTCCTCACTGACCACGAGGTCGCCACTCTGCCTTGCGCGGCGCTGACCGCCTGGCGCGGGCTCTTTCACGACGCCCGCCTGGAGCCGGGCGACACCGTGGTGCTGCAGGGGACGGGCGGGGTCTCGATCTTCGGCCTGCAGTTCGCCAAGGCCGCGGGCTACCGCACGCTGATCACCTCGTCGTCGGACGCCAAGCTCGAGCGCGCCAAGGCGCTCGGGGCCGACCACCTCGTGAACTACAAGACAACCCCGGCCTGGTCGAAACCGGTGCGCGAGGCCACCGGCGGCCGCGGCGCGGACTTCATCATGGAGGTCGGCGGCGGGGGCACGATCCAGGAGAGCATGAAGGCCATCAAGATCGGCGGCCACATCGCGGTGATCGGCATCGTGGCCGGCGCGGGCGAGCCGTTCAATCCGGCCGCCCTGATCGGCAACTCCGCCAAGCTGCAGGGCCTGTCGGTCGGCTCACGCGACATGTTCGAGTCCATGTGCCGGGCGATCGAGCTGCACGGCGTCCGCCCGGTGGTGGACAAGGTGTATCCGTGGACCGAGGCAAAGGCCGCCATCGCGGCCATGGGCGGCGGCGAGCATTTCGGAAAGATCGTGCTGGAGTTCTGA
- a CDS encoding amidase: protein MDDYSDYDGLGLAELVRTKQVTPAELVEAAIVRIERHNPTLNAVVHKGYDDARRWAASDLPDGPFRGVPFLIKDLGAQVKGWPRTSGSRFAQVPADAEDSELVRRYRDAGVVLLGKTNTPEFGIPGVTHSEQLGSCRNPWNPDHISGGSSGGAASATAAGIVPLAHASDGLGSIRIPAACCGLFGLKVTRDRTPICEVSDGALGFSVHHVVSRTVRDSAAMLDATGYPQAADPFQAPAKGGPYLAELEKSPGRLRIAWSSETPSGRPIPDEMMDALLRTVELLDGLGHEVIERGLGIDYRLLYRAQGLASASNFSANVQRWVEALGREPGDDELGPLARRGYEAGKRLTGQQAFWGFQQLRLMNRQILAAFEDIDVFLSPVMATPAPRADWLDPLMDDLKEFDRRQAATYPYTPPFNFTGQPSMSVPLWESEAGLPIGMMFSGRFADEATLFRLAAQLEKEAPWKDRRPQVSG, encoded by the coding sequence ATGGACGACTATTCCGACTACGACGGCCTGGGCCTGGCCGAGCTGGTCCGCACGAAGCAGGTGACGCCTGCCGAGCTGGTCGAGGCCGCCATCGTCCGCATCGAGCGGCACAACCCGACTCTGAACGCGGTCGTCCACAAGGGCTACGACGACGCCCGCCGCTGGGCCGCGTCGGACCTGCCGGACGGCCCCTTCCGGGGCGTGCCGTTCCTGATCAAGGACCTGGGCGCCCAGGTGAAGGGCTGGCCGCGCACCTCGGGCAGCCGCTTCGCCCAGGTCCCCGCCGACGCCGAGGACAGCGAGCTTGTCCGCCGTTACCGCGACGCCGGCGTGGTGCTGCTGGGCAAGACCAACACGCCCGAGTTCGGCATCCCGGGCGTGACGCATTCCGAACAGCTCGGCTCGTGCCGCAATCCCTGGAACCCGGACCACATCTCGGGCGGCTCCTCGGGCGGGGCGGCCTCGGCCACGGCGGCCGGGATCGTGCCCCTGGCGCACGCCAGCGACGGCCTGGGCTCGATCCGCATCCCCGCCGCCTGCTGCGGCCTGTTCGGCCTGAAGGTCACCCGCGACCGCACGCCGATCTGCGAGGTCTCGGACGGGGCCCTCGGCTTCTCGGTGCACCACGTGGTCAGCCGCACGGTGCGCGACAGCGCCGCCATGCTGGACGCCACCGGCTATCCCCAGGCCGCCGATCCGTTCCAGGCTCCGGCCAAGGGCGGCCCCTACCTCGCCGAGCTTGAGAAGAGCCCGGGGCGCCTGCGGATCGCCTGGTCCTCTGAGACGCCCAGCGGCCGGCCCATTCCCGACGAGATGATGGACGCCCTGCTGCGCACCGTCGAACTGCTCGACGGCCTCGGCCACGAGGTGATCGAGCGGGGCCTTGGGATCGACTACCGCCTGCTCTACCGCGCCCAGGGCCTGGCCAGCGCCTCCAACTTCTCGGCCAATGTCCAGCGCTGGGTGGAGGCGCTCGGCCGCGAGCCGGGCGACGACGAGCTCGGCCCCCTGGCCCGCCGCGGCTACGAGGCCGGCAAGCGGCTCACCGGCCAGCAGGCGTTCTGGGGCTTCCAGCAGCTGCGGCTGATGAACCGCCAGATCCTCGCCGCCTTCGAGGACATCGACGTCTTCCTCTCGCCGGTGATGGCCACCCCCGCGCCGCGCGCCGACTGGCTTGACCCGCTGATGGACGACCTGAAGGAGTTCGACCGCCGGCAGGCGGCGACCTATCCCTACACCCCGCCGTTCAACTTCACCGGCCAGCCGTCGATGTCGGTCCCCCTCTGGGAGTCCGAGGCCGGCCTGCCGATCGGGATGATGTTCAGCGGCCGCTTCGCCGACGAGGCGACCCTGTTCCGCCTCGCCGCCCAGCTCGAGAAGGAGGCCCCGTGGAAGGACCGCCGCCCGCAGGTGTCGGGCTGA
- a CDS encoding aminotransferase class III-fold pyridoxal phosphate-dependent enzyme: MAGTGSRDRALRERAQAVIPGGMYGHQSVGLLPDDYPQFFEKGEGAHLWDVDGRRYLDFMCAYGPNLFGYAHPEIDAAFVRQLGQGDTLTGPTALMVQLAEALTGMVSHADWAIFCKNGTDATSMALTVARAHTKRRVVVRAKGAYHGAAPWCTPRPAGVIDTDRAHQIFYDYNDVGSLEAAVAQAGDDLACIFAAPFKHDAFVDQAEPDPAYARRARELCDERGALLVVDEVRAGFRLSRDCSWSRIGVQPDLSTWGKCVANGHPISVLLGSDKARAAAASVYVTGSFWYQAAPMAAALETLRLVRETDYLERMTALGERLRQGLAERAAAAGFGFRQTGPATMPLFLFDDDPDLRRGFCFSSEMLARGVYVHPWHNMFLCAAMTEADIDAALDAAEDAFAALKRQAGALPPVEKLAFLTAGAH; the protein is encoded by the coding sequence ATGGCTGGAACAGGCAGCCGGGACCGGGCGCTGCGCGAGCGGGCCCAGGCGGTGATCCCGGGCGGGATGTACGGGCACCAGTCCGTGGGCCTGCTGCCCGACGACTACCCGCAGTTCTTCGAGAAGGGCGAAGGCGCCCACCTGTGGGACGTGGACGGCCGGCGCTACCTCGACTTCATGTGCGCCTATGGCCCGAACCTGTTCGGCTACGCCCATCCCGAGATCGACGCCGCCTTCGTCCGCCAGCTCGGCCAGGGCGACACCCTGACCGGACCGACCGCCCTGATGGTCCAGCTGGCCGAGGCCCTCACCGGCATGGTCAGCCACGCCGACTGGGCGATCTTCTGCAAGAATGGGACGGACGCCACGTCCATGGCCCTGACCGTCGCCCGCGCCCACACGAAGCGCCGCGTGGTCGTCCGGGCCAAGGGCGCCTACCACGGCGCCGCGCCCTGGTGCACCCCGAGGCCCGCGGGCGTGATCGACACCGACCGGGCGCACCAGATCTTCTACGACTACAACGACGTGGGAAGCCTCGAGGCGGCCGTCGCCCAGGCGGGAGACGACCTCGCCTGCATCTTCGCCGCCCCGTTCAAGCACGACGCCTTCGTTGATCAGGCCGAGCCCGACCCGGCCTACGCCCGCCGGGCGCGCGAGCTGTGCGACGAACGCGGCGCGCTGCTGGTGGTGGACGAGGTGCGGGCGGGCTTTCGGCTGTCGCGCGACTGCTCGTGGAGCCGGATCGGCGTCCAGCCCGACCTCTCCACCTGGGGCAAGTGCGTGGCCAACGGCCACCCGATCTCGGTGCTGCTGGGATCGGACAAGGCCCGCGCGGCGGCGGCGTCGGTCTATGTGACCGGCTCGTTCTGGTACCAGGCCGCCCCCATGGCCGCCGCGCTGGAGACCCTGCGGCTGGTGCGCGAGACCGACTATCTGGAGCGCATGACCGCGCTGGGCGAGCGGCTGCGGCAAGGCCTTGCCGAACGCGCGGCGGCGGCCGGCTTCGGCTTCCGCCAGACCGGGCCCGCCACCATGCCCCTCTTCCTGTTCGACGACGATCCGGACCTTCGCAGGGGCTTCTGCTTTTCCAGCGAGATGCTGGCGCGGGGGGTCTATGTGCACCCCTGGCACAACATGTTCCTGTGCGCCGCCATGACCGAGGCCGACATCGACGCGGCGCTCGACGCGGCCGAGGACGCGTTCGCCGCCCTGAAGCGCCAGGCGGGCGCCCTGCCGCCCGTCGAGAAACTCGCCTTCCTCACCGCCGGAGCCCATTGA
- a CDS encoding N-acyl homoserine lactonase family protein: MTIRLFGCVCGQFHSPGAGLGMAAERVSVPIPFYVVEHPDGVALFDTGLHADIANADDPYRQRLRTQGMDSTVDEGELAAAHLERLDIDPAKVRFVVLSHLHFDHAGGLHQLPNATVVVQSREWAAGFDDDMAARYFLPKRFYDLGHPVKLVDGEHDLFGDGAVTLHPSFGHTPGHQSMRVRSEMGDHILVGDACYTCEALETRTFPAYSDHAALNRSLDSLLDLRGEDTVMVFGHDPGQWGERPVLPSTRG; this comes from the coding sequence ATGACGATCCGGCTCTTCGGCTGCGTGTGCGGCCAGTTCCACAGTCCCGGCGCGGGGCTCGGCATGGCGGCCGAGCGGGTCAGCGTGCCGATCCCCTTCTATGTGGTCGAGCACCCGGACGGCGTGGCGCTGTTCGACACCGGCCTGCACGCCGACATCGCCAACGCGGACGACCCGTACCGCCAGCGGCTGCGCACCCAGGGGATGGACTCCACGGTGGACGAGGGCGAGCTGGCCGCCGCGCACCTGGAGCGCCTGGACATCGATCCGGCCAAGGTCCGCTTCGTCGTCCTGTCGCACCTGCACTTCGACCACGCCGGGGGCCTGCACCAGTTGCCCAACGCTACGGTCGTCGTCCAGAGCCGCGAGTGGGCGGCGGGCTTCGACGACGACATGGCGGCCCGCTACTTCCTGCCCAAACGGTTCTACGACCTGGGCCATCCGGTGAAGCTGGTGGACGGCGAGCACGACCTGTTCGGCGACGGCGCGGTCACCCTGCACCCCAGTTTCGGCCACACGCCGGGCCACCAGTCGATGCGGGTGCGCAGCGAGATGGGCGACCACATCCTGGTGGGCGACGCCTGCTACACCTGCGAGGCGCTAGAGACGCGGACCTTCCCGGCCTACAGCGACCACGCGGCGCTGAACCGGTCGCTCGACAGCCTGCTGGACCTCCGCGGAGAGGACACCGTGATGGTGTTCGGCCACGACCCCGGCCAGTGGGGCGAGCGGCCCGTGCTGCCCTCCACGCGAGGCTGA
- a CDS encoding DUF423 domain-containing protein, which produces MPAALALAALLGLACVGFGAFGAHGVADPKAQEWLRTGALYGFVHVLAVFAADRYGARLAPPLYLFGVLVFSGSLFAMALGAPRWLGAITPIGGVSFMAGWAALAWAVARRQT; this is translated from the coding sequence ATGCCGGCCGCGCTCGCCCTCGCCGCCCTGCTGGGGCTGGCCTGCGTCGGTTTCGGGGCCTTCGGGGCGCACGGGGTCGCCGACCCCAAGGCCCAGGAGTGGCTGCGGACCGGAGCGCTCTACGGCTTCGTCCACGTGCTGGCGGTGTTCGCCGCAGACCGCTACGGCGCGCGGCTGGCGCCGCCGCTGTACCTGTTCGGCGTCCTCGTCTTCTCGGGCTCGCTGTTCGCCATGGCGCTGGGCGCGCCGCGCTGGCTGGGCGCGATCACGCCGATCGGCGGCGTCAGCTTCATGGCCGGATGGGCCGCCCTCGCCTGGGCGGTGGCGCGCCGCCAAACCTGA
- a CDS encoding multidrug effflux MFS transporter, protein MTYANTTSPDRTPWGLVVLLGALTAMGPLAIDMYLPSLPAIGEDLRATSGQTQGTVAAFLAGMAIGQFFYGPASDRFGRKPPILVGVLIFILASAGCALAASPEQLLAGRFVQALGACAGGVVSRAVVRDRFNHTETARMLSLLMLIMGLAPILAPLLGGALLTVGGWRLNFWFMAAFGLAIGAATMLRLQESRSEETTRQAQSESPLQAYAALLRQPRLVGYALAGALNGATLFTYISASPELLIETYGVPPSAFGWLFGLNAAGVIGANQVNRWLLRTRTPDQVLARASTVAVAFAVALALAAVTGIGERWSVLPLLFLLLASYGFMQGNTMAGALSVDPRRAGSISALLGGVSFGMGALASSLAGAFHDGTPRPMALVMLVALVGSAVALRKLALKPGPQV, encoded by the coding sequence GTGACGTACGCCAACACCACATCGCCGGACCGCACGCCCTGGGGGCTGGTGGTCCTGCTCGGGGCGCTGACGGCCATGGGGCCGCTCGCCATCGACATGTACCTGCCGAGCCTGCCGGCCATCGGCGAGGATCTGCGCGCCACCTCGGGCCAGACCCAGGGCACCGTCGCCGCCTTCCTCGCGGGCATGGCGATCGGCCAGTTCTTCTACGGCCCGGCCTCGGACCGGTTCGGGCGCAAGCCGCCGATCCTGGTGGGCGTCCTGATCTTCATCCTGGCCTCGGCGGGCTGCGCGCTCGCCGCCTCGCCGGAGCAGCTGCTGGCCGGGCGGTTCGTCCAGGCGCTGGGCGCCTGCGCGGGCGGTGTGGTCTCGCGCGCGGTGGTGCGCGACCGCTTCAACCACACCGAGACGGCGCGGATGCTCAGCCTGCTGATGCTGATCATGGGCCTGGCGCCGATCCTCGCGCCGCTGCTGGGCGGCGCCCTGCTCACCGTGGGCGGCTGGCGGCTGAACTTCTGGTTCATGGCCGCCTTCGGCCTGGCGATCGGCGCGGCGACGATGCTTCGCCTGCAGGAGTCCCGCAGCGAGGAGACGACGCGGCAGGCGCAGTCCGAGAGCCCGCTGCAGGCCTACGCCGCCCTGCTGCGGCAGCCGCGGCTGGTGGGCTACGCCCTGGCCGGGGCGCTGAACGGGGCGACGCTGTTCACCTACATCTCGGCCTCGCCCGAGCTGCTGATCGAGACCTACGGCGTGCCGCCCTCGGCGTTCGGCTGGCTGTTCGGCCTGAACGCCGCCGGGGTGATCGGCGCGAACCAGGTGAACCGCTGGCTGCTGCGCACCCGCACGCCCGACCAGGTCCTGGCGCGGGCGAGCACGGTGGCGGTGGCGTTCGCCGTCGCCCTGGCGCTGGCGGCGGTCACCGGGATCGGAGAGCGCTGGAGCGTCCTGCCGCTGCTGTTCCTGCTGCTGGCCAGCTACGGCTTCATGCAGGGCAACACCATGGCCGGCGCCCTCAGCGTCGATCCGCGGCGGGCCGGCTCGATCTCGGCCCTGCTGGGCGGGGTCTCGTTCGGCATGGGCGCGCTGGCCTCCAGCCTGGCCGGCGCGTTCCACGACGGCACGCCCCGGCCCATGGCGCTGGTGATGCTGGTCGCGCTTGTCGGTTCGGCCGTGGCGCTGAGGAAGCTGGCCCTGAAGCCCGGCCCTCAGGTCTGA
- a CDS encoding MFS transporter produces the protein MSLPVRLGLFYSAIFVGTGASSPYMPVWFAERGLSGAQIGLILSLPMLARTITAPLLAIWADSFRLRRTALIFLALGVAGTYGLMALPLGFAGWAVAWFAASSAISTISPLTDVIVLRRARRDGFNYGWPRGIGSVAFIVANLTVGWLLARGSPELVLVWITAAVSLTAVCARLLLPPDPVHEEGHSARLSDRFAGVGELLRDRDFMTAVFAAGMIQSAHAFYYGFSTLAWKGQGIPESTTGVLWAVGVAVEVGFMWFMEPWRRRIGPRRLLVLGGAAAVIRWTVYGFSPPLWLLFPLQALHALSYAATFLAALQLAERLSTPRNASAAQTINSALSSGMLMGLATLASGPLFDRFGAQGYLLMAAMCAVGLIGAVRLYGVGRLDPP, from the coding sequence ATGTCGCTCCCCGTCCGGCTGGGCCTGTTCTATTCGGCGATCTTCGTCGGCACGGGGGCGAGCTCGCCCTACATGCCGGTGTGGTTTGCCGAACGGGGGCTCTCGGGGGCCCAGATCGGCCTGATCCTGTCGCTGCCGATGCTGGCGCGGACGATCACCGCCCCGCTGCTGGCGATCTGGGCCGACAGCTTCAGGCTCCGCCGCACGGCGCTGATCTTCCTGGCGCTCGGGGTGGCCGGCACCTACGGGCTCATGGCGCTGCCGCTGGGTTTCGCCGGCTGGGCGGTGGCCTGGTTCGCGGCCTCCTCCGCCATCTCGACCATCTCGCCGCTGACCGACGTGATCGTGCTGCGCAGGGCGCGGCGGGACGGGTTCAACTACGGCTGGCCGCGGGGCATCGGTTCGGTCGCCTTCATCGTCGCGAACCTGACCGTCGGCTGGCTGCTCGCCCGCGGCTCGCCCGAGCTGGTGCTGGTCTGGATCACCGCGGCGGTGTCGCTGACCGCCGTCTGCGCGCGGCTGCTGCTGCCGCCCGACCCGGTGCACGAGGAGGGACATTCGGCGCGCCTGTCGGACCGGTTCGCCGGGGTCGGAGAGCTGCTGCGCGACCGCGACTTCATGACCGCCGTGTTCGCCGCCGGCATGATCCAGTCGGCGCACGCATTCTACTACGGCTTCTCGACCCTGGCCTGGAAAGGGCAGGGCATCCCCGAGAGCACCACCGGCGTGCTGTGGGCGGTGGGCGTGGCGGTCGAGGTCGGGTTCATGTGGTTCATGGAGCCGTGGCGGCGGCGGATCGGACCGCGGCGGCTGCTGGTCCTCGGCGGGGCGGCGGCGGTGATCCGCTGGACCGTCTACGGGTTCTCGCCGCCGCTGTGGCTGCTGTTCCCGCTGCAGGCGCTGCACGCGCTGAGCTACGCGGCGACCTTCCTGGCGGCGCTGCAATTGGCCGAGCGGCTGTCCACCCCGCGCAACGCCTCGGCCGCCCAGACCATCAACTCGGCGCTCTCCAGCGGCATGCTGATGGGCCTGGCGACCCTGGCCTCGGGGCCGCTGTTCGACCGCTTCGGCGCCCAGGGCTACCTGCTGATGGCGGCCATGTGCGCCGTGGGGCTGATCGGCGCGGTGCGCCTCTACGGCGTCGGACGGCTCGACCCGCCGTAG
- a CDS encoding carboxymuconolactone decarboxylase family protein — MPRLRQVSRKDTDSEVIHRTYDLLFGDRDPVAEPGTATGTSGDWWTVFALVPDCLDHCNRGFAFYRSPKRKLDPVLRELAQTRAGWAKASQFVFSQHCKSLRGLKVSEEKIAAIPHWQTAACFDEKERAVLAYADCLVLQAGRTPDGVFGALKGFLSDEEILELTYITCLYDMHAVMTKALRLEFDDRDDPIVEVAAPEDFSARDFLDTGRR; from the coding sequence ATGCCCCGCCTGCGCCAGGTGTCGCGCAAGGACACCGACTCCGAGGTGATCCACAGGACCTACGACTTGCTGTTCGGCGACCGCGACCCGGTGGCCGAGCCCGGCACCGCCACCGGCACGTCCGGCGACTGGTGGACCGTCTTCGCCCTGGTCCCCGACTGCCTGGACCACTGCAACCGCGGCTTCGCCTTCTACCGCAGCCCGAAGCGCAAACTGGACCCGGTGCTGCGCGAGCTGGCCCAGACCCGCGCCGGCTGGGCCAAGGCCAGCCAGTTCGTCTTTTCCCAGCACTGCAAGTCGCTGCGCGGCCTGAAGGTTTCCGAGGAGAAGATCGCCGCCATTCCGCACTGGCAGACCGCGGCCTGCTTCGACGAGAAGGAGCGGGCGGTGCTGGCCTACGCCGACTGCCTGGTGCTGCAGGCCGGCCGCACCCCCGACGGGGTGTTCGGGGCGCTGAAAGGCTTCCTCTCGGACGAGGAGATCCTGGAGCTGACCTACATCACCTGCCTATACGACATGCATGCGGTGATGACGAAGGCGCTGCGGCTGGAGTTCGACGACCGCGACGACCCCATCGTCGAGGTGGCCGCGCCCGAGGACTTCAGCGCCCGAGACTTCCTGGACACGGGACGGCGCTAG
- a CDS encoding MFS transporter, whose amino-acid sequence MSGFLAPQPHVDERALDRGLRDLMWDATFATVVGALNSGVVLVAFALWLGAPNTVIGLLAAIPLWTQILQAPAVSLVERLRARRRISIVALTIARITLPLFAILPLIPDRRLALMLLIVLEIVHTAFNAICACSWNSWIRDLVPEDRLGRFFARRTIFATAVGMACSLLAGFALQSQQTASGGGDGVVFTLLYSAGFLAAVISTWRLARVPEPLMPPPQPKQTLWTLLKAPLKDPNFRTLIRFMASWQFAVNSATPFFTVYFVQQLGLGMGWVMTFSVVSQAANLLVLRTWGQLSDRFSNKSVLNVAAPAFLLCIAAMVFASEIDGRLELIVYLSVLHAFMGMASAGVNLATGAVAMKLAPRNGATAYIAANSLIASAAAGLAPILGGLSADFYAARELSFQVLWRDPGGVSEFFALRITHWDFFFLISATIGLYAMHRLSFLVEEGTVRRRVVVREIVGETRRGMIRNLSPVKGLRPVFPAAALIDLHARYRQQKRAARARDYREGLKAAD is encoded by the coding sequence GTGAGCGGTTTCCTCGCGCCCCAGCCCCATGTGGACGAACGCGCCCTCGACCGGGGGCTGCGCGACCTGATGTGGGACGCCACCTTCGCCACGGTCGTGGGGGCCCTGAACTCGGGCGTGGTGCTGGTCGCCTTCGCCCTGTGGCTGGGGGCGCCGAACACGGTGATCGGCCTGCTCGCCGCGATCCCGCTGTGGACCCAGATCCTGCAGGCTCCGGCGGTCAGCCTGGTCGAGCGCCTGCGCGCGCGCCGGCGGATCAGCATCGTGGCCTTGACCATCGCCCGGATCACCCTGCCCCTCTTCGCGATCCTGCCGCTGATCCCCGACCGCCGCCTGGCGCTGATGCTGCTGATCGTGCTGGAGATCGTCCACACGGCCTTCAACGCGATCTGCGCCTGCAGCTGGAACTCGTGGATCCGCGACCTCGTGCCCGAGGATCGGCTGGGCCGCTTCTTCGCCCGCCGCACGATCTTCGCGACCGCCGTCGGCATGGCCTGCTCGCTGCTGGCCGGCTTCGCCCTGCAGTCGCAGCAGACGGCCTCCGGCGGCGGGGACGGCGTCGTCTTCACCCTGCTCTATTCCGCCGGCTTCCTGGCGGCCGTGATCAGCACCTGGCGGCTCGCACGCGTGCCCGAGCCGCTGATGCCGCCGCCACAGCCGAAGCAGACCCTCTGGACCCTGCTGAAGGCGCCGCTGAAGGACCCCAATTTCCGCACCCTGATCCGCTTCATGGCGAGCTGGCAGTTCGCCGTGAACTCGGCGACGCCGTTCTTCACCGTCTACTTCGTCCAGCAGCTGGGCCTCGGGATGGGCTGGGTGATGACCTTCTCGGTCGTGAGCCAGGCGGCCAACCTGCTGGTGCTGCGCACCTGGGGCCAGCTGTCGGACCGCTTCTCGAACAAGTCGGTGCTGAACGTGGCGGCCCCGGCCTTCCTGCTCTGCATCGCGGCCATGGTGTTCGCCTCGGAGATCGACGGCCGGCTGGAGCTGATCGTCTACCTGTCGGTCCTGCACGCCTTCATGGGCATGGCCTCGGCCGGCGTGAACCTGGCCACCGGCGCCGTGGCCATGAAGCTCGCGCCCCGCAACGGCGCCACGGCCTATATCGCCGCGAACTCACTGATCGCCTCGGCCGCGGCCGGGCTCGCCCCGATCCTGGGCGGCCTGTCGGCCGACTTCTACGCCGCGCGCGAGCTGAGCTTCCAGGTGCTGTGGCGTGATCCGGGCGGGGTGTCCGAGTTCTTCGCCCTGCGGATCACCCACTGGGACTTCTTCTTCCTGATCTCGGCGACCATCGGCCTCTACGCCATGCACCGCCTGTCGTTCCTCGTGGAGGAAGGCACGGTCCGCCGGCGCGTCGTCGTGCGCGAGATAGTCGGCGAGACCCGCCGGGGCATGATCCGCAACCTGTCGCCGGTGAAGGGCCTGCGCCCCGTCTTCCCCGCCGCCGCCCTGATCGACCTGCACGCCCGCTACCGGCAGCAGAAGCGCGCCGCCCGCGCCCGCGACTACCGCGAGGGGCTCAAGGCGGCCGACTAG
- a CDS encoding ester cyclase, which produces MALTREQMDRKIDEHFAFEANDDVEGVLATLTPDVEHDIVGAPTGPTHGREGARPFYEGLFADLSDGKVECLRRLYGENFLVDESLWRGKAPGRPFGLEGRGRPLEFRLLHVIEFADTGDIRRENVWIDMAAILQQLPQA; this is translated from the coding sequence ATGGCGCTCACCCGCGAGCAGATGGATCGGAAGATCGACGAGCACTTCGCCTTCGAGGCGAACGACGACGTCGAGGGCGTGCTGGCGACGCTGACGCCCGACGTCGAGCACGACATCGTCGGCGCGCCCACCGGCCCGACGCACGGCCGTGAAGGCGCGCGCCCCTTCTACGAGGGACTGTTCGCCGACCTGTCCGACGGCAAGGTCGAGTGCCTGCGGCGCCTCTACGGCGAGAACTTCCTGGTCGATGAATCCCTCTGGCGCGGCAAGGCGCCCGGCCGGCCGTTCGGCCTGGAGGGGCGGGGCCGGCCGCTGGAATTCCGGCTGCTGCACGTGATCGAGTTCGCCGATACGGGCGATATCCGGCGCGAGAACGTGTGGATCGACATGGCCGCGATCCTGCAGCAGCTGCCGCAGGCCTGA
- a CDS encoding VOC family protein has translation MKTKGINHLALVCRDMAETVAFYTQVLGMRLVKTVALPDGGQHFFFDCGGGSTLAFFWWADAPPAAPGIASVAEFPASPKSAVGSMNHVAFHMDEDELEAAIGRLQAAGVKMTVPAVVNHDDSAMGVAREMHEGVWIRSVYFTDPNGVMLEFAATLRDFRPDDVRHAPARAVQPAGA, from the coding sequence ATGAAGACCAAGGGGATCAACCACCTGGCGCTCGTGTGCCGGGATATGGCCGAGACGGTGGCGTTCTACACCCAGGTGCTGGGCATGCGGCTGGTGAAGACGGTGGCCCTGCCGGACGGCGGCCAGCACTTCTTCTTCGATTGCGGCGGGGGATCGACCCTGGCGTTCTTCTGGTGGGCCGACGCCCCGCCGGCCGCGCCCGGGATCGCCTCGGTGGCCGAGTTCCCTGCCAGTCCGAAGTCGGCCGTTGGTTCGATGAACCACGTGGCCTTCCACATGGACGAGGACGAGCTGGAGGCCGCGATCGGGCGCCTGCAGGCCGCCGGCGTGAAGATGACCGTGCCGGCGGTGGTCAACCACGACGACAGCGCCATGGGCGTCGCCCGCGAGATGCACGAGGGCGTCTGGATCCGCTCGGTCTATTTCACCGACCCCAACGGGGTGATGCTGGAGTTCGCCGCGACGTTGCGCGACTTCCGCCCGGACGACGTGCGGCATGCGCCCGCCCGCGCCGTCCAGCCCGCCGGAGCCTGA